ttctcctccagaatctgtctgcactcttcgtcgaaccaatcgttccatcgacttcgacccatatacccgacgttgttctccgctgcgtcgttaatggctgcttttactgtattccagcagtcctcaagaggggccccatcgagctcaccctcttccggcaacgctgcctcaagACATGacaacatcaggttgcttcagtcgctctaggtcgtaccgcggcggtcgtcggtaccgaatattgttgatgacggatagttttgggcgcagtttaaccatcaccaggtagtggtcagagtcgatgttagcgccacgatatgtcctgacgtcgataatgtcggagaagtgccgtccatcaatcagaacgtggtcgatttgtgattctgtctgcagtggtgatctgcaggtgtaccgatacgggaggctgtgttggaagtaggtgctgcgaatggccatattcttggaggcggcgaaatcaattagtcgtaggccgttttcgttcgtcagccggtgagcgctgaactttccaatagtcggtctaaactcctcctcttggccaacctgagcgttcaaatctcctatgatgattttgacgtcgtggcttgggcagctgtcgtactcacgttccagctgcgcgtagaatgcatccttatcatcatcagtgcttccggagtgtgggctatggacgttgattatgctgaagttgaagaaccggcctttgatcctcaacctgcacattctttcattgatcggccaccacccgatcacgcgcctttgcatatcgcccatcactatgaaagctgttcccagctcgtgtatgttgccgcagctctggtagatggtatgattacctctaaacgttcacaccattgatcccttccaacaaacctcctgcagcgctacgatgccgaatccacggtccttgagcacatcggcgagtatgcgtgagatttgcagttccacgaaccgagtttccaatcgctagtccctttttgtcgcagtggtcttcgccgataaTTCCGGTCTATattctcttgttgattatttgttgcttatgattttttaaaggctggcttgcagggcccctaaatttccggtggaccatggtgcacagtttcacttagggTCCCTCGctagcactcggacgatgatcagccgcccctaacatggagaacagacgctgttgtgagccgatcctgacatggagaacagacgctcgataagatttgcacctccggaagagcaaacccccttccctgtcagcatacgaccatagttcccaccggggttggttacccgatcttccctaaggttgctcgtatcccggccagcaccgcggggaggtagggataggagttgctgggtaagaggctaaggaccgcgagatgggatctattttattccttcaggtacgcgaagtaccaatgatacgctttacccagcatttgccgtgccgatgACAATAAATTgttatgaaataaataaataaataaatataaggtTAGAAAAGATTTTAGGAGAAAAAGGCTGGTATTCAAAGCATCTTTTTTACACATCAACTACACAGTCTTGTTAAGGTACTCAAGCACTTTCAGGTGGTGTAAATTAGGCCGAGAACAGATTTGCTTGCtaatattttaattaattaaataagcGATCTACAACTTATATAGTCTATCCTATGAGTGTAgaaaccattggcgtaactacaggggggctagggggggctatagccccacctaggatctggctagccccccctagaaaatttgtaactctgtataagtattgcacatatctagTCCACTTATTATATAGGGGGGTAAATGCAGAGGAaggattgtcttcattatccaatccctctcttcgaaacactacagcaagttgaatctattcgctcaagtttttgaacttcgagcaattgttataaggcttgctcatgacaaaatctggacccctcaaaacacgttataacttatgaaataccaaagAAAATACGTCATCATcaagtgaattaaaaaatatattatttattagttttacaagtacttaatggataatggacaattccttgagattttcaagtttttccaggttctgtgagtaattgttatctaaatcgagcgtatgatcttaaccttcctaactaacaccaatcctaaaagctgcagcgcattttaattatcactgtgggcttcttgagaaaggttcggtaaaactcttagatttcaagtagaggtaattaaaagttgaataagaaagaactttgtATTCTTCCGGATGGATTTTAGAAACTTTACATACTATTCAATTATTTAAACTCCTATTGTCGATGCATCAATGAAAccagtgaaaatgtctcagtaGGCGGGAAACAGACCTACTGAGAGAAAATATGTGTTAAATATTCCTATGTGTAAACAAATGCTCCTATAAGTtaatttgttgcaatttttttaactaaattgaaaattaacgaccaataagttgtattgggatgtaaaactgtttttttttaatcatcctagaagttattctaacagaaaagagaggttagtttgttgtggtcagatcgccgtttgaaagctcgtaggaaTTGTCAGGCCACTGAATTGAAAGCTGGCGCAAAGAGTTTAACCAActaatttatccaatatttaatttataatgtattctaggttcgaggcaaatcaaaaaatcctttaaaaatcagGATCGTGCTTCACATTCTATTTACGGCGAGCGCAACACCTATGGTTTTCAGAACCTATCAAGAATTTTGGGAATCCTACGAGATTTCTATATTTTTGTAACAGGGCTGAGCGTTGAagaacatcatttgaaatacttaagtcgtccattgatatctagtagaccaacaatatacatcagttgaatcgagcgaaaatggtaaactttctgtgtaatgagtgttaaaatagaaaagttttaaaaaaagttagccccccctagaatttttcattagttacgccaatgtagAAACGTGTATCataaaatttgaagtattttcatgaGAGGTGTGCTTAGAAATCGTCAGACAATAGTATACTCTATCTTATTCAACACATTACATTGTTACGTTCTccgtataaaaaaaaatcagttcgaaattcttttgaaaatctgtaaagaaaaaaaagttttttcccgTATCGTACAAAATGAATGAAACTTTGTTATACTTTGGAGTGTTTTTCATACAGTTGTGTAAACATAAAATCGAGGGCGTCAGAGATCGCGATAAAATTGGACAACCCTTGAAAATATATACATCCGATTAGAACTGGTATAGTTCATTcagtcaaacattttgtttagattgtATCTCTATAATATAAGGTTAGTAATTCAAAATGTATGAATGGTACACGGTTTGACATTTTGCACAACAAACTGATGGTTTgcagaatttggtttaaattgataatgatgGAGGATAAAAGAGAGGTATGAATACCAAACAATCGTTACAAGTTACAAAAACAAGCCTCTGGTAACCTGATGcaagtagaaaagaaaaatagtattgattaattattttagagcgtcttaggggaaatgcttaATAGTCTTTTAAAATATAGTATCTGAGAAGCAGCTCCACCAACAAGCTACATTCAAACGCTACGAAAGTGCTTATTTGCTGTTATGATTTTTTGGCGCATAGCTGCAAAAGCAACCTAAGTACTGAATACTTTGATTTTGTTTTAGGCTGTGAAAGACGTGCTGACGATTAAGGAACTTATTTTGATCCTAATttatttctgttgaaaattgttgtgCAAATAGTTGCTATCTAATATCaatcagcgaaggatatacgtatctattgagacgaaaagATGAATTGAAAAGAAGACGAATTTAGTgttttaaacttatgtatttttactagaactcacataaacaattgatgtattttttgacatttatttttaaaggactattttaccctactGCCCCCTAATGAGAAATCCTGAttttaattttacaaaaaagctTGGACAGCTTTCACCAGAacggaaaacatcaacataagtaggtacgaaatttgtgcgaactttcttttAAATAAACATGTAAACACTGcaatcaaatatattatattaacaatatggttcacttcgatcttttccatacaacggaatggcgaaccatttgccggtgataacaacatcatctagcgagcaaagaggaatctaaacatgttttcttcttgtttattctaGCAAATCGCATGGCGACGATGGCGACAGTCATGCAGCTGAAAAAATGACATTCGAAGGTATAGGGATGCCCatacttttttgaataaatcgatcatcaaatgatcgattttactcgttttaataaagttttacGATAATATAGAGAAAAACAAATTATGCTTCGTATGCTCAAATAGTAGAAGCTGCTCCGACGTGGAAATGCTTGTTGCGTTGATTTTCTACCCACAGCTGCTAGCATCTGggtgtatatgtatgtatatgcgCGGGAAgctagaaatttgtatggcgaaagcatAACAAGCGGGTTATCAAACTGTCGGAACTTGTGGTTTAAAAAATGTGGTTTTACAGGACGGTGTTAGCTACACCCAAAATAATCTTCCCATCATATCTACGTGAAAAACAACgtgtttttttcacagcactaTTCACGTACCAATTAAGTGATTCAAAGGTCGAGGCACTCAATTTCACTCAATCGGCTAGCACTAGTGTGCCACATGAAGATTACATGACTGTTTTTTTGCTTTCATGACTGATCTAAATtagattgtttttcttttactttagtgaaaaatagaaatataacACAAAATTCTTCACcggtttttatttcagaattgaAATTCTGACATAAACATAAATATGTACATCTTTGTCTTTAAACTCAAATGAGtgacataaaatccattatagcactcatttgaatgctataatgaaaaaccaacatcagatcagtagttacatgactacattttgctgaatcagCTTGGGTAATGTTGGCCAAGacatcagaattttccaaaggcatgTTCATCCATCGCTTCAAGGCTTGTCGAGCTACGCATTGTggtacgataacatggaatatgaCGGTTctttgcagcaacatgatttattggtAAGAATGATCATTTGAAGTAAATCAGTTTGTACCGTTTTGTTACAAATTTATCATATTAGAGCACATTTaccgtcattgcaaaaaatagcgtgtgcaactcgttgcaaaactcgattttttcaacactcgtagtatttatccaactcgacaAGCCTGGTTGGATAAACGTATAACTCGATATCAACTCGTACAACTCGTTATAAACGAACAACAAGTgatcaaaatagtagtttgtgcaacaagttgcaaaaagatgattttttcagcaggtgTCGTACGTTTAtcgaacgaggcttgccgagttggataaatactacgagtgctgaaaaaatcgagttttgcaacgagttgctacgctttttttgcaatgacaaaaaatggactttaaatATGACAAATCTGTACCAATATTATACTTGTACATGTccaattccttccagaatttactcaacatgatcattcttgccgtgcctcattgcatagttcgataaaccGTGAAGCGATTTTGATATTGACATTTGCATTAGACAAATGATGAAGGCATGACAGAGCATGTCATTTGTAGTCAAGCGTAAAATAAGCACAAGGAAGAATGGCAAAAATGTGCAGTAAACTTTATGCGCCAAACACATAAATTTGGTTTTTAGATGCGTGACCAAAAAACAATTACATATTTTATGATTTGCAgtctaaaattatttacaatatttacacATTTCAATTAAAGCTAACTCAAATCAATATTTACCACAATTACCATTATATGATAATTGGTATTTCGTATTGAAGAGGCCGTTTGCAACATGATATTCAATTCATTTTGGGTTGTCAATAgaaatcttttcaaacaatATAATGAAGATTTTAGTATACTAATTATTGTAAGATAAgtttttctgatatgaaaccGAGCTAGAAAcgtaagcgggcttggtagtcatatggctactgcttctgcctcatacgcaggaggtcgtgggttcaatcccaggtccgttccattctcctactttgtatctttctctttatttctcatgttctagcaatcgctagaactggaaatggacttccataccgtttccattactattcctataccttcaacttgagtattctaacagtaatctgctagaattggaaatgaactatagagctcgtttcctacatccaattagaaattccatcagttaccttctcctatctatcacattggcagctcgttaaccaagacggaccactgcctctcgaacctaccCCAAATATTCCAACaacttccgcatgaactcgtggcaagtgcagagaggtatattcggcttgcagtgggcgagtgattgcatcatcatttcctccccttccctacattgacttgcattctgacgtggcaggcggccagtatgacctaacaaatgagatcaccagtacttgtacattgaagatgtgtgctagtcccaagcaaacatctgttggttccctgtgcaagaacagctgatctggtcataatggagtagcaactacgagcagtcaatcaagctcaagctcaaggaaACCGAGCTAGAAACGCATGTGCAATGCAGAGAGAAATCCAGTAAGACTCGACTGTCAAGCACTTTGCTATCTCGTTCTCCCAGGGATTATATTCTCTCTATGTTATTTTTTGTAGCAAGCGGTCATGCTCTCTCTGTGCATAGATGGTAGAATTCATATTTGAAGACAGAGTCTTGGAAGTGTAAAGGAATTACTCTGATTGACATGGTTCTGTAGAAAACATTTCAAGTCATATGACATAATGAAGAGGAGATTCTTTCCACCAATTCAAtatgaattgataatatttgaattaaattactATATAAAGTCAATGTGGCGGACCACAACAAAATATTGTTCGAACATATTACATTAAcgtagtaaataaataaaatgcataACAGTTATGTTGAGTTTTAGTTTTTAAAACTATTGTCAGTTATTACAATATTAATTAAGGAACATACTGTTGTGAAATTTTCAGGCGAACCAGAATAAATACACATAATCAAATGGTATAAATATTAGCAAAAGCATAGTCCAAACCAGTGTTTTTACGTTGTTTGGCTACTAATGGAAGTGTGGTATCTCACAATGGTGTATATTAGAATCTATTATCTTCATTGACAAATTCTCTCAGAAGTACTTCAAGTATTTTCGATCTACGTTGGGTTCTTTTTGAGCCTATTGGAAAAAGCGGGTAAacagaaaatgttttttatCCACCCTCGTTAGTTCTACAAACCCGTTTATACGTAAAATTCTCAATAAGGTTTTCTAcccaactgtcaaatcgtagcTGGAATAATTCCTCATTCTATATAAATTTAAATGCATTCCAAATGTTATATTTAAGCTATTCTTCAACGTATCttgttaaatttattttcaaccagattcaacaaaaaaaaacaataaaatgcgGATTAAATAGTGACAAAGGATATCTCAACTAATTTAAGATACGTATAATAAGCCATGCAGACAACTTGCTGTTTGTCTCAGACAATTCATTGACTTCTTTAAtgtcaaatttcccaaagaatcatGACGCATCattaaaccaaaaaaaaatacaaaagtgttgcagtcaaatgagcaaacagcaacatggtgtgcgaaacagagagcgagtaggtACAATGCGAGAGGAATGTAAATTTCCACAGCAACCTCGTATAGCTCTCAAACTGCTTCAGCGTGCGTCAATTTCGGTATGGTGCACCGGCATGGTCCCAccggatacagttcaacgagctatataaaatttattatacatttccacaaaaatatgcctaTCACATTTATGcctgctacaacatttgattttccgtttgcattcgattaaacataatcgattatgTTTGCAATACAACcatcaagcatccctattttttttttcatgatgacattttgaagtgtgtgtaaaacgatcgtcatattttgggtagttcgatttacgtgtgtatcgatccttttggacgcgagttggcgAGTCCTTTTGgacatgtggtgtcgccaaaatttcgtgagagtgaatcatattgttaatatagtatatttgctgcaatgcacaatggtcggattcgtcaaaattcacgacataaatcgataactcgaaaactatcaGTGCTAGAGCTTTGAcgttttcagaagaaatgatttacaagaaaagatatatttttggtgtaagttgccATTAGGGTGACCCTtttgtgaagttttttggaaaatcaATTTTGTTAACCTTTCGAGTTAGGAGATCAAATGATACTGCAACGttatagagaatttaattctaagcattttgcttaataaaatttattctatCTCATATAGGTACTGTTtcatgacaaaattactaaatttagatagggtggctccgaaaaaaaatagtttatagcTTCCACTTCCACCAAttcaaaatgttttcaaaaactgtcttagcatcgcttcacggtctttggatggcgcatctaTTGGtcacataagatggttgataggttcattttcaagcatattacaagcgttttttatgaaaaagtgatatttttaagCATTTTACTGCAGCTAGTatcaaatattagcaaaaatttcaatcgcattcttaaggtatacatgcaggcccatcaaatccatggtattttatttgtccatctttgtccacttttgtttgaaaatcatatgattttttgtatgaaaagtcAGCTATTCCATGGAAAACACATATACCATATCTCtgtttttcgcaatatttagtAGAATCActcttttttgaaaataattaaacttactttttttgttttgtcctATACACTAATCTCAATCCAgggtggtcgaaaaaatcaatatttttgaaaaaatattttttcaaaacataatttttgaactactGGACCGATTATCAATGCTCATGGAATCACCTGTAGTCATTGGAGACCCTCACTAAGAAACTGCGAAAATGGAATTCTTCTGTGAATCAACTTGAATTTTATGGTTTCGTTTTTCGCCACAAAAGTAGCGTTTTTCGCCTCTTAAGCATTTATTTTATGAGAACACCTTGAAAATCGGTCCAGtagttaaaatgtcaaaataattttttcgaCTACTTTTCCACACGAGTTGatattttagataaagaacgattctttgtgggctttgtggccgtgcggttagcgacgtcaatcgtctagacgcatgtgataTGTTCGATCGATGTGATAGGTTCGATCACCGGTAAGAAGGGAActattcgtgatcgaaaaattcttcaccgGTCCACTGAgtattatgtgtcctgtccgttatCTAGGTGTCAGTctatacgacctctggtcgaagactcTGTTTCTGTCTTTTATTTTAGCAAATATTGGGAAAATCCTTAAGATGGTATAAGTGTTCACATGAAATTCCTTATTTTTCGTACAAAACTAATATtatcatcaaacaaaagtggacaaagatggacaaatgaaataacatggatttgatgggcctaaatgtatacttccagaatacgattgaaatttttgctaatatttgctactagctgcagtagaatgatataaaaatatcactttttcatgaaaaaacgcttataatatgcttgaaaatgaagctattaaccatcttatgtaaccaaaagatgcgctttCCAAAGACCATGAAGCGATGCTTAGacagattttgaaaatattttgaattggtgaaagtggaagctaaaaactatttttttcggagccaccctatctaaatttagtaattttgtcataaaacatttcctatatgagataaaataaatgtttattaagcaaaaatgcttagaatttaattctctataactttgtagaataatgTGATCTCCTAACTCGAAAGGTTAAAAAAATTgactttcaaaaaaattttaaatttacaccaaaaatatatcttttcttgtagatcatttcttctgaagacgtcaaagcTCTAGCACtgatagttttcgagttatcgatttatgtcgtgaaattggacgaatccgaccattgtgcaatgcagcagaaaattgcgattttcttaaaaatccttgagttggcgcttctgaattatatatgagataaaaagttctttagttccttaattgccttgcGGGCTTAGTTTTTATCTTAGATCTGTTacatggttttaaaaaaatgtctttcttttacttccactaatttgtTTTTTCGTATCTACATTCtacacaaatacgtatttcatcCACTACTTGTGGACATCTTCAGTGTGTTGTTTATCGAGTCGAATGTAACACCTGTACACAATACATCATTAAACAAGATAATATAATCAAATCAACAAATAATTAGTACCACGGTTTACCACAGGTGTGAATATATTCAATTTGCCGGAGCTTTTCCACACCTTCACGTAGTTAGCAGGGATGAATGAAGACTCACCCACCGCCTCCCAACAATAAAGCTGCACCTCTGTCTGTCTGCTATTTAGTATCCGTGGCGTAGTACCACGCTGATGATTGATGGGCTTAGTTCCCCAGATGCTTGTCATACTGTGCTGGTGACCCAATGGTGTGCTATCGAGAAATTCGTATTCAAATTAGTAGCGAGCATAAAACTGTGGCACTCGCCCCAATTCGGGTTAGTTTGAGTGTCGTTTTTCGCCTAAAAGGTGCAAATAATTTTCGTTCCGGTGGTAAGGAATCATGATTGGATCAATGATTCCAAACGCCGTACCTGATTCACGTTCTGTTAGCAATTTTGAGCTGAAGGCCATCAACGCCATTGATAACCGTCGCTTTTGCCGTGGACTGAAGAGTTTATTTCTGGAGTACTGCTCAAATAGCTCTGTCCATGGAGTCAAATATTTTGGATGTAAACGACGCACAATCTATGAGAAGTAATTGACACAAGTTCTGAATAAAGATGCTGGAGTTCTTATCGTGAAAACGTAATTGCATATTTCAGGATTTGGTGGGTGGTTACGTTCCTAATATCGGTATATGGTTGCAGTCGGTTAATTCAGAATATCTACCGAAAGTGGGATCAAACACCGGTGATTGTGAGCTTCAACGAGAAGAGCACTCCGGTGTGGCAGATTCCATTTCCAGCGGTTACGATCTGCCCCGAGACCAAGGCTAAATCGGAGTATCTGAACTTCACCACCCTGTTCCATCAAGTGCAGAATGAAACTGAGAAGGAGCAGTTGGATAAGGATAGGTGATTTTGAATTGTGAAGGAAGATATCTATTTTTAGTGATGCAAATTTTGCTTACAGTTATGACCGATTCCGAGCGTTGGCCCAGGTCTGTGATGCTCATATTACGCAGAATTTTCTTTTAAACCAAACGGTGGATAGTGAATGTGTCAACTGGCTGAAGAACATTTCAGTTTCCGAAGAAGAAATGCTTATGTTCTGTAAATGGCGCAACGAAGCGGTGTTGTGTGATGATATGTTTTCCGAAACGCTGACCGAGGAAGGAATCTGCTATACGTTTAATTCGTTGGGAGCTGATGATTTGTTGAGGAAAGAAGAGTTGCACGAGGAATATCCATATGTTACGAAGAACATTTCCTCGACACAGTGGTCCTTGGAGGCGGGTTATCGAGAAGACGCTGATATCGATACGTATCCTGTGAGGGTGCTGGGAGCCGGAGCCCGCGCCGGGTTGAATATTTTGCTGAGACTGTATAATTATGATTTGGATTATCTGTGCAGAGTAAGTTGAAGAAGTGCGATAGGCAGCTTTATATGACGCGGATGTTTCTAATTTTTCGATATATTTAGGGTCCTGTGCAAGGTTTCAAAGTATCGCTGCATACATCTGGAGAGTATCCACAGGTAcgttgatttaattattttcgatTTAGTTTTTCAGTGGAATACTATAGGGTAGTGCAGGAAAGACtctctttctttttcgttcTTGATGAAACAAgtcttgttgttttctaaattCTGTGCAGTGAGAAAGAGATAAATCTCGTTAGTGCAGTGCCTTATTAAAGTAGCAGATGAGAGGgtgtgaaaatttcagattttCCTCATTTAGATGGAGTCAAACCGCTTTAGAGATAATGTACCACGCGCCTCCACTCGCATCCACGCACTAACCAATAAGGCAgttaaaattggattttttcgatattttaaatgCCATGTGTCTATCAGTAATTGTTTGATCATTTTGGAGTCCTGGTAGAGTTTCAGGCAATTGGGTGCGATTTATGGGCGAAGACAATTTATATTTGtatgaattttggaatttatttgTCTGTCAAATTGTTAAACCGTGTCATCATCATTCAGATTCACGAAACTAGCAGGAATTTAAAAGTGAATATTGTAATTATGATCATGTGATGATGTTATGCTCCAGaagaaattttcataatttctatGATACAAAAACTATTTCGATAAGACATGCTAGATGCTGTTCCGTTTGAGTTTTGAAAATACACTCTCTGCCATAATGGGAAGCACTGGTCAGGTCTGCTTAATATCCATATCGATATCTAATCTGTCTGCTTAATTTTTGAATGATATTTGCCATTATAAAGCTGGTATACGGTTTATAGAACGACTTGtatgaaaacattttttgtccaaatgcaattcattttatttttgatggcATCAATTATTTCCGAAGGCAGAATCGAAGGAACGGTGCATGGAAAatcaatttcagtttaattcaaTCTTCCTAATGAAGTCTCCTCCACGTTAATATAACCAACTGTTGAGTCAATATTGTTCTGCTCATTGAA
The nucleotide sequence above comes from Armigeres subalbatus isolate Guangzhou_Male chromosome 3, GZ_Asu_2, whole genome shotgun sequence. Encoded proteins:
- the LOC134227378 gene encoding pickpocket protein 28-like translates to MIGSMIPNAVPDSRSVSNFELKAINAIDNRRFCRGLKSLFLEYCSNSSVHGVKYFGCKRRTIYEKIWWVVTFLISVYGCSRLIQNIYRKWDQTPVIVSFNEKSTPVWQIPFPAVTICPETKAKSEYLNFTTLFHQVQNETEKEQLDKDSYDRFRALAQVCDAHITQNFLLNQTVDSECVNWLKNISVSEEEMLMFCKWRNEAVLCDDMFSETLTEEGICYTFNSLGADDLLRKEELHEEYPYVTKNISSTQWSLEAGYREDADIDTYPVRVLGAGARAGLNILLRLYNYDLDYLCRGPVQGFKVSLHTSGEYPQVSKQYFRVPLHQEVIISVKPEMITTSEGLRHYAPQRRQCYFNYERRLKYFQVYTQQNCELECITNYTLAACGCVKFSMPRDAKTEVCGASQIQCYNEAEDELQSHDVKYTVDKKFDFRAKCDCLPACVSVQYDAEISQADFNWKDLFHAYKSPLEEFPGIQLARLTIYFKEAQFITSKRSELYGVTDFLANCGGLLGLFMGVSLLSLVEIVYFCAIRPFTILRAYRTKTVQPMPAPPFLAPVFEIEKPKES